The Pseudodesulfovibrio sp. zrk46 genome contains a region encoding:
- a CDS encoding NmrA family NAD(P)-binding protein, with amino-acid sequence MSKVFVAGAAGNIGRALLAELKEKNLEAVAGVHSEDKAAAISGEGVEARIMEFSDQASMEKAMAGCDKMFLVLPLTETMSRFGHLAVEAAKAAGIEYIVRSSGYASSSDAHWRLGREQGMVDQFVEDSGIPFTILRPNSFMQNFSGPMADMVKAGFVGLAEEEAKVSYIDVRDIAACAATLLNDVGEHANKFYALTGPEGLSGADVATKLSAAAGKEIVYRPMEEEVFAATLKENGIPEWNVNMLISLARIVKLGMIGNVTKAVEYLTDTPARTFDAFAEENAAIWR; translated from the coding sequence ATGAGCAAGGTATTCGTGGCCGGCGCTGCCGGAAACATCGGCAGGGCACTGTTGGCGGAACTCAAGGAAAAGAACCTCGAAGCCGTGGCCGGTGTCCACAGTGAAGACAAGGCCGCCGCCATCAGTGGTGAGGGCGTTGAAGCCCGCATCATGGAATTCAGCGATCAGGCATCCATGGAAAAAGCCATGGCAGGTTGCGACAAGATGTTTTTGGTGCTTCCCCTGACCGAGACCATGAGCCGCTTCGGTCACCTCGCCGTGGAAGCCGCCAAGGCCGCAGGCATCGAATACATTGTCCGCTCCAGCGGGTACGCCTCTTCCTCTGATGCCCACTGGCGTCTGGGCCGCGAGCAGGGCATGGTTGACCAGTTCGTGGAAGACTCCGGCATCCCCTTCACCATCCTGCGCCCCAATAGCTTCATGCAGAATTTTTCCGGCCCCATGGCCGACATGGTCAAGGCAGGCTTTGTGGGACTGGCCGAAGAAGAGGCCAAGGTCAGCTACATCGACGTGCGCGATATCGCAGCCTGCGCCGCCACCCTGCTCAATGACGTGGGCGAACACGCCAATAAGTTCTACGCCTTGACCGGCCCGGAAGGGCTGTCCGGCGCCGATGTGGCCACCAAACTCTCTGCCGCCGCAGGCAAGGAAATCGTCTACCGCCCCATGGAAGAAGAAGTTTTCGCCGCCACCTTGAAGGAGAACGGCATACCTGAATGGAACGTCAACATGCTGATCAGCCTGGCTCGAATAGTCAAACTCGGCATGATCGGCAACGTCACCAAGGCCGTTGAGTATCTGACTGACACCCCAGCCCGCACCTTTGACGCATTTGCCGAGGAAAACGCGGCGATCTGGAGGTAG
- a CDS encoding HD-GYP domain-containing protein, translating into MTPLKGQERLLRAIKEVAAGNYSEDIFDMTGPEYPDEVRELAEAVGLMMVKIEAREYHLEQLNEAIKANSLNTVTAIADALGARDDYTEGHGERVGAYAERLARRINLPDDEVERIRVAGVLHDIGKIGFSDRIFSNEDTRINEDMLLEIRSHPQWGYDILKNLEFLGPAVEYMYCHHERLDGKGYPRGLTEDEIPTGARILAVVDCFDAMTTNRPYQQGKTPQEALAILGTLAGTALDADLVDAFIEEIDSGGMEE; encoded by the coding sequence ATGACTCCGCTCAAAGGGCAGGAACGCCTGCTCCGCGCCATCAAGGAAGTGGCTGCAGGCAATTATTCGGAAGACATCTTCGACATGACCGGCCCGGAATATCCGGACGAGGTCCGCGAACTGGCCGAGGCGGTGGGGCTGATGATGGTCAAGATCGAGGCGAGGGAATACCACCTCGAACAGCTCAACGAGGCCATCAAGGCCAACTCCCTGAATACGGTCACCGCCATTGCCGATGCCCTCGGCGCGCGTGACGACTACACCGAAGGTCACGGCGAACGCGTTGGCGCCTACGCTGAACGCCTTGCCCGCCGCATCAACCTGCCGGACGACGAAGTGGAACGCATTCGCGTGGCGGGCGTGCTGCACGACATCGGCAAGATAGGCTTCAGCGACCGCATTTTCTCCAATGAAGACACGCGCATTAACGAGGATATGCTCCTCGAGATTCGCAGTCACCCGCAGTGGGGCTACGACATCCTCAAGAATCTCGAATTCCTCGGCCCGGCCGTGGAGTACATGTACTGTCACCATGAGCGACTGGACGGCAAAGGCTATCCACGCGGCCTGACCGAGGATGAAATTCCTACGGGAGCCCGCATCCTCGCCGTGGTGGACTGCTTTGACGCCATGACCACCAACCGCCCCTACCAGCAAGGCAAGACTCCGCAGGAGGCCCTCGCCATCCTCGGCACCCTCGCCGGGACAGCGCTTGATGCTGACCTTGTAGATGCATTCATCGAAGAGATCGATTCCGGTGGGATGGAAGAGTAA